The following coding sequences lie in one Girardinichthys multiradiatus isolate DD_20200921_A chromosome 13, DD_fGirMul_XY1, whole genome shotgun sequence genomic window:
- the lrrc3b gene encoding leucine-rich repeat-containing protein 3B — MTLLDLWLSRSIPMCLLLQSLVLMALCFPSASMCPKGCSCLRDPHLHGLNVTCSQSRLKEIPPNLPVDTVLLRLDHNQIGAVPDQAFRGLRLLRELNLSYNAVETLGEGSFSGIEGTLQVLDLSHNRITSVHRDAFARLKARIIVDDNPWHCDCALQQAIGGMAHNHEAAARVLCRSSELLDQEGRPFLAVDIDLCNLAKRTTDYAMLVTMFGWFAMVISYVVYYVRQNQEDARRHLEYLKSLPSKPKKPDDADDISTVV; from the coding sequence ATGACTCTGCTGGACTTGTGGCTATCGCGCTCCATCCCCATGTGCCTGCTCCTTCAGAGCCTTGTCCTCATGGCCTTGTGCTTCCCCTCAGCCAGCATGTGTCCAAAGGGCTGCAGCTGTTTACGCGACCCCCACCTCCACGGTCTCAATGTTACCTGCAGTCAGTCCCGCCTCAAAGAGATTCCCCCCAACCTCCCAGTCGACACTGTCCTTCTGAGGCTGGACCACAACCAAATAGGTGCTGTGCCTGATCAAGCCTTCCGTGGACTCCGGCTTTTGAGGGAGCTGAACCTCTCTTATAATGCAGTGGAAACTTTAGGGGAAGGTTCCTTTAGTGGCATAGAGGGGACATTACAGGTGCTGGACCTTTCCCACAACCGCATCACTAGCGTTCACAGGGATGCTTTTGCTCGGTTGAAGGCCCGCATCATTGTGGATGATAATCCCTGGCACTGTGACTGCGCACTCCAGCAGGCCATTGGTGGAATGGCACACAACCATGAGGCCGCAGCCAGGGTCCTCTGCAGAAGCTCTGAACTTCTCGATCAGGAGGGGCGGCCTTTCTTGGCAGTGGACATTGATCTATGTAATCTGGCAAAAAGGACAACAGACTATGCTATGCTGGTCACCATGTTTGGTTGGTTTGCAATGGTTATATCATATGTGGTGTACTATGTTCGACAGAACCAGGAAGACGCCCGACGCCACCtggagtacctcaagtctcttcCCAGTAAGCCCAAGAAACCTGATGATGCTGACGATATAAGCACTGTTGTCTGA